The proteins below are encoded in one region of Andreesenia angusta:
- a CDS encoding aromatic ring-hydroxylating oxygenase subunit alpha has product MIKSQWYAVLDSKEVKKGRLTGATRMSQKLVFWRDSGGQIHCIFDKCCHRGASLSAGKLVDGAVECPFHGFQYETTGKVVLIPANGMNAEVPDNFKVNSYLAKEAYGLVWIWYGEDRENVPEIPFFQELKSGFFYGGFSETWPVHYSRAIENQLDVVHLPFVHKTTIGRGNRTLVNGPVVKWQDNLMTFYVKNQTDRGQSPEKPGEILDYEKLFSLQFQMPNLWQNVISPNFRIVAIFAPIDEENTHIYIRSYRKGKLPLLFNWISDFVGNVGNKVILHQDRRVVITQIPKKTELSMKENLIQGDLPIIEYRKRREKLKSKSERQRDC; this is encoded by the coding sequence ATGATTAAATCTCAGTGGTATGCCGTGCTGGACTCGAAAGAGGTGAAGAAAGGCAGGCTTACAGGAGCTACAAGGATGTCGCAGAAGCTGGTGTTCTGGAGAGACAGCGGTGGTCAGATCCACTGCATATTCGACAAATGCTGCCACAGAGGGGCAAGTCTTTCGGCTGGGAAGCTGGTGGATGGAGCGGTGGAATGTCCGTTCCACGGATTCCAGTATGAGACTACCGGCAAAGTCGTTCTAATTCCTGCAAACGGAATGAACGCCGAAGTCCCAGACAATTTCAAGGTTAACTCCTATCTGGCTAAAGAGGCATACGGGCTTGTATGGATTTGGTACGGCGAAGACAGAGAGAACGTACCTGAGATTCCGTTTTTTCAGGAGCTGAAGTCGGGATTTTTCTACGGGGGATTTTCTGAAACATGGCCGGTACACTACAGCAGAGCCATAGAGAACCAGCTTGACGTAGTCCATCTGCCGTTTGTGCACAAGACTACAATCGGCAGGGGAAACAGGACGCTAGTGAACGGGCCGGTAGTGAAGTGGCAAGACAATTTGATGACTTTCTACGTAAAGAACCAGACAGACAGAGGACAGAGTCCTGAAAAGCCCGGAGAAATACTGGACTATGAAAAGCTGTTTTCGCTCCAGTTTCAAATGCCCAATCTATGGCAGAACGTTATATCTCCGAACTTCAGGATAGTTGCTATTTTTGCCCCGATAGACGAGGAGAATACACATATATACATCAGGTCGTATAGAAAGGGAAAACTTCCGCTTCTGTTCAATTGGATCTCCGACTTTGTAGGGAATGTGGGAAACAAAGTGATACTGCATCAGGACAGAAGAGTCGTAATCACCCAGATTCCTAAAAAGACCGAGCTGTCTATGAAAGAGAATCTGATTCAAGGAGATTTGCCAATTATAGAGTACAGAAAACGAAGAGAGAAGCTTAAGTCAAAAAGTGAAAGACAAAGAGACTGCTGA
- a CDS encoding sensor domain-containing diguanylate cyclase: MKNEDFYKNLLDTVEDGIYYVDTNRKLTFWNRGAEIITGFSAAEVVGSYCYDNILSHVDDDGNKLCLGGCPLQKTLEDHTNRTASVYLHHKNGHRVSVSVKVIPIIENGTVVGAVETFTDNSKEALIMKDIEQLKILANQDQLTELPNRRYTESFLKSRMDEFNSLGIPFGVIFMDIDHFKRFNDDYGHDIGDEVLKVVSKVYRGAKRSQDIIGRWGGEEFIGVFSDVNMEQLSTIAERIRMLVENSSVRGHGEELRVTISLGATLVREGDSIEDIVKRADSLLYESKHNGRNRATLD; this comes from the coding sequence TTGAAAAATGAGGATTTTTATAAAAATCTTCTAGACACTGTGGAAGATGGGATTTACTACGTGGACACAAATAGAAAATTAACTTTTTGGAACAGAGGCGCCGAAATCATAACCGGCTTCTCTGCAGCTGAGGTTGTAGGCTCATACTGCTACGACAATATACTAAGCCACGTGGATGACGATGGGAACAAGCTCTGCCTCGGAGGATGTCCTCTTCAAAAGACACTTGAAGACCATACAAACAGAACTGCATCTGTCTACCTTCACCATAAAAACGGACACAGGGTTTCTGTCTCGGTAAAAGTCATACCCATAATCGAAAACGGCACTGTAGTCGGAGCTGTAGAGACTTTCACAGACAACTCCAAGGAAGCGCTCATAATGAAAGACATTGAGCAGCTCAAGATACTGGCAAACCAGGACCAGCTTACAGAGCTTCCAAACAGGCGCTACACTGAGAGTTTTCTTAAGTCCAGGATGGACGAGTTTAACTCTTTGGGGATTCCTTTCGGGGTGATTTTTATGGATATAGACCACTTCAAGCGTTTCAACGATGATTATGGCCACGATATTGGAGACGAGGTGCTTAAAGTGGTTTCAAAAGTGTACAGGGGAGCCAAGCGAAGCCAGGACATTATAGGCAGATGGGGCGGCGAGGAGTTTATAGGGGTGTTTTCTGATGTAAACATGGAGCAGCTCTCGACTATAGCCGAGAGGATCAGGATGCTGGTTGAAAATTCTTCAGTCAGAGGGCATGGTGAGGAGCTTCGTGTCACCATTTCGCTTGGTGCCACTCTTGTCAGAGAAGGTGACTCTATAGAAGACATAGTCAAGCGGGCAGACAGCCTTCTCTATGAAAGCAAGCATAACGGAAGAAACAGAGCGACTTTGGATTAG
- the rlmD gene encoding 23S rRNA (uracil(1939)-C(5))-methyltransferase RlmD: MINLDKGSKVKLKIVDMTHEGKGVGRTEEGLAVFVDRALVGDTVEAEITKMKKNYAEAKMVEIVEYSKDRIESRCPVSERCGGCELQELKYEKQLEMKEKKVKDALSKLAKVDVEVESIISAEKTENYRNKVNLHIENGDEIKIGYYERGSHSVVDTDSCNINSEVSRKVADLVKDWLEENHIDCVRHIVVRDSKQTGDTMVVIVTAAKKMPMIELLSDLLVEEIPEVKTVVQNINTAGGSSILGPKSRVVYGEGYIYDYVGEHKFKISPETFFQVNTDGMELLYSKVMEYAALDGSECVYDIYCGIGTITLMLAEKAKTVYGVEYVEKSVANAIENAELNNISNVEFYAGKAESVMPDLYRDGRKADVVVIDPPRKGCEKKVLEILVKVEPKKVVYVSCNPSTMARDIAFLVENGYSVQKVQPVDMFPMSSHVEAVALLTK; the protein is encoded by the coding sequence ATGATAAATTTGGATAAAGGTTCAAAAGTTAAGTTAAAGATAGTGGATATGACGCATGAGGGCAAAGGAGTGGGCAGAACCGAAGAGGGCCTGGCTGTATTTGTAGACAGAGCCTTAGTGGGAGACACTGTAGAGGCTGAAATAACCAAGATGAAGAAAAACTACGCCGAGGCGAAGATGGTTGAGATAGTTGAGTACTCGAAAGACAGAATAGAGAGCAGGTGTCCTGTATCAGAAAGATGCGGAGGCTGCGAGCTTCAGGAGCTTAAATATGAGAAGCAGCTGGAGATGAAGGAGAAGAAGGTAAAAGACGCCCTTTCAAAGCTTGCAAAAGTAGATGTAGAGGTCGAGAGCATAATTTCAGCTGAAAAGACTGAAAACTATAGAAACAAGGTCAATCTTCACATAGAGAACGGCGACGAGATAAAGATAGGCTACTATGAGCGTGGAAGCCACAGCGTAGTGGACACAGACAGCTGCAATATAAACAGCGAAGTCAGCAGAAAAGTCGCAGATTTAGTTAAAGACTGGCTAGAGGAAAATCATATAGACTGCGTAAGGCATATAGTGGTGAGGGACTCGAAGCAGACTGGAGATACTATGGTTGTAATAGTCACGGCTGCGAAGAAGATGCCTATGATAGAGCTTCTTTCAGACCTGTTGGTGGAGGAAATTCCAGAGGTAAAGACAGTGGTGCAGAATATAAACACGGCGGGTGGAAGCAGTATACTTGGACCTAAGAGCAGAGTGGTGTACGGAGAAGGATATATATACGACTACGTAGGAGAGCACAAGTTCAAGATTTCCCCAGAGACTTTCTTCCAGGTAAATACAGATGGAATGGAGCTTCTCTACAGCAAGGTAATGGAGTATGCGGCGCTTGACGGAAGCGAATGCGTGTACGATATATACTGCGGAATAGGTACTATAACGCTTATGCTTGCGGAAAAGGCCAAGACTGTGTACGGTGTGGAGTATGTGGAGAAGTCTGTGGCCAACGCGATAGAGAATGCGGAGCTGAACAATATTTCCAACGTGGAGTTCTATGCAGGAAAGGCCGAGAGCGTTATGCCGGACCTATATAGAGACGGAAGGAAAGCGGATGTTGTAGTCATAGACCCACCTAGGAAAGGCTGCGAAAAGAAAGTGCTTGAGATTCTAGTCAAGGTAGAGCCAAAGAAAGTTGTCTACGTATCTTGCAATCCTTCCACAATGGCAAGGGATATAGCATTTCTAGTGGAGAACGGGTACAGCGTGCAAAAGGTTCAGCCTGTGGATATGTTCCCAATGAGCTCACATGTTGAAGCCGTAGCCCTACTTACAAAGTAA
- a CDS encoding branched-chain amino acid transporter permease, which translates to MKLTTFEIVVIIAMVAFGTMITRFLPFAIFKGKNASNPYIDYLGKVLPYSAMGLLVVYCLKSVDLKGPSHGIPEAASILFIVLLHNWRRSTLLSIGGGTAMYMALVQTLF; encoded by the coding sequence GTGAAGCTTACGACTTTTGAAATAGTTGTGATAATAGCTATGGTGGCTTTTGGAACTATGATCACCAGGTTTCTGCCTTTTGCCATATTCAAGGGCAAGAACGCAAGCAATCCCTATATAGACTATTTGGGGAAAGTACTGCCTTATTCGGCAATGGGTCTTCTGGTTGTATACTGCTTGAAGAGCGTGGACTTAAAAGGGCCTTCACACGGAATTCCAGAGGCTGCTTCCATACTCTTCATAGTGCTGCTGCACAATTGGAGGCGGAGCACGCTGCTGAGCATAGGCGGAGGAACTGCAATGTACATGGCACTTGTCCAGACATTGTTTTAA
- a CDS encoding DUF5050 domain-containing protein, which produces MKKIMGLLLLFVTSIVLLSGCESFSGTTVSRIMENNGWIYYVNIKEDTLYKMKPDFSEKTKFEPGVATNYSVIQEDTIYYLGREGIRKIQIDGTGEVKVVDTEEQNMFGFYVSGDWIYYPLKSGEVYRVKTDGTEKSKIAQINSFNGSMTVSDGWIYYEDGENLFRMKTDGTGAERISERVWIYEIKDGLIYYGEESKKGEIVGAYRMKLDGSEKSKLVEGNFVAIEGNWMYYGKKDGFFRSKLDGTAEEKLNEEEMFTICEVDDKYIYYIEYSGAAYRINLDGSGKVRIE; this is translated from the coding sequence ATGAAAAAAATTATGGGACTGCTTCTGCTTTTTGTTACAAGTATAGTGTTGCTGAGCGGCTGCGAGTCATTTAGCGGGACAACTGTCAGCAGAATAATGGAGAATAATGGCTGGATATACTATGTAAATATCAAAGAAGATACGCTCTACAAGATGAAGCCTGACTTTTCGGAAAAGACGAAATTCGAGCCTGGAGTCGCTACTAACTACAGCGTGATCCAAGAAGACACTATATACTATCTTGGCAGAGAAGGCATCAGGAAAATTCAGATAGATGGAACAGGAGAAGTCAAGGTTGTGGATACAGAGGAACAAAATATGTTTGGATTCTATGTTTCAGGGGACTGGATCTACTATCCACTCAAGTCAGGAGAAGTCTACAGAGTAAAGACAGATGGAACTGAAAAGAGCAAGATAGCCCAGATAAATTCTTTCAATGGAAGCATGACGGTTTCAGATGGTTGGATTTACTACGAAGATGGCGAGAATCTGTTCAGGATGAAGACAGACGGAACAGGCGCTGAGAGGATTTCAGAAAGAGTTTGGATATATGAAATAAAAGACGGGCTGATCTACTACGGCGAAGAGTCGAAAAAAGGTGAAATAGTTGGTGCATACAGGATGAAACTGGATGGTTCTGAGAAATCAAAGCTTGTAGAGGGGAATTTCGTAGCTATAGAAGGAAACTGGATGTACTACGGGAAAAAAGACGGATTTTTCAGATCTAAGCTGGACGGAACAGCTGAAGAGAAGCTGAACGAGGAAGAGATGTTCACTATATGCGAGGTTGACGACAAATACATCTACTACATCGAGTACTCGGGTGCAGCCTACAGGATCAACTTGGACGGCAGTGGTAAAGTTAGGATTGAGTAG